The stretch of DNA CTTCCGAACGGCCGAAGAAGATTCCATTCTATTCGATGGATTTTGATTTTGATTTATTGAAATCAGGGTTATCTGAAGTCATGATTCCTTCCAGTGTATTAACTTTATCTGTAAAGGAACTGATTGCAAAAGTAGCTTTTCTATACTCGTTAAATGCAATCGATATGCAAAAAGTGTTGATGATGGCTATTGATGATCAAAATCGCATTACGGAAGAACGTTTGAAAAAAACAGCAGCTGATTATTACAAGCTCTCTATTTCTTCTAAACCTCCAAGGTTGATGCCTAAGGCTGGTGTGCAGCGTGAAGTGGTTTCTCAGGAAGTGAAACTTTCCAAAGATCAATCACTTATTAAATATCTCGAAGAAACGCCACCACTGGAAGTGTTAAGAGATTTATCGAACGGTAAGGAGCCTTTGCCTGTAGAAGTTGATTTAGCCAATGAACTTATATTTAAATATGGTTTTCCACCCGCAGTCGTCAATGTCTTATTACAATTCGTTCTAATCCGAGCGAAAATGAAACTGAACAAAAATTATGTGCACAAAATTGCAGCGCACTGGCAACGTGAAAACATTTCGACATGCGAACAGGCAATTGAAATTTCACGAAAAGAACATGACCAGTATATGGATTGGCAAAATTCATCAAAGACAACTTCATATAAGCGAAAAAATGTGCGCGATGAAAAAGTGCCGGAATGGTTCTATAAAGCGAAAGAAAATCGTTCAACGAAAAAAACGGTTGAAAATGAAGTGACAGAAGATTGGGAAGCAAAAAAACAGCAATTGCTTGAAAAACTCGGTGTAACAGAGGGGCAGGCGAAAACGAATGGAACCAATTAGTGAAACGTTAAAACGCGTCGTGAATGCACCTGAATTTTCGAAGCGTTATGAAAAAATGAAAAATGAAATTCTTGAAGATCGTGGAGTTCAAGCGTTTTTATCGGAGAATGCAGAGCTTGTCAACAAAGATATGGTTGATCGTGGACTCGGGAAACTATATGAATATACTTCTCAAAATCATGACTGTGAAACCTGTGAAAATGTGGCCAGCTGCCAGAATGTCATGAAAGGCTACGTGCCGAAATTGACAATAGTCCGCGGATCTATAGACCTTGATTATGCAAGATGCAGACAAAAAACGATTGAAGATGAACGTCGTCAAGTGTCTGCAATGATTTCGAGCATGCATATGCCAAAGGATGTGTTGCAGGCAACACTTGCGACCGTTACATACGATCATAATACCCGTGTGAATCTTGGTACGGCAGCAAATGCATTTATGGAAGAAGTCAAAACGACAGGGAATTTACCTTCAAAAGGCTTTTATATCTTTGGCGAATTTGGCGTTGGTAAATCCTATGTATTAGGCGCCATGGCAAATGAACTTGCTGAACAGAAAATAAAAACAGTTCTTGTATACGTGCCGGAATTTTTACGTGAAATGAAACACGCCATACAGGATCAGTCGCTACAGGAAAAAGTGGACTATGTAAAGAAAGCACCTGTACTTATGCTCGACGATTTAGGAGCTGAAACATTATCCAGCTGGACGAGAGACGAAATCCTTGGGACTGTGTTGCATTATCGTATGGCAGAGAACTTACCAACTTTCATTACATCGAACTTTGACTATGACGCACTCGAAGAGCATTTAGCGTACTCTGGAAAAGGCGAACGGGAACTAGTGAAAGCAGCGCGAATCATGGAACGTATACGTTCGATAACAATTCCGATGCGACTGAGCGGGAAAAATAGACGAGATGGATAAAGAAAAGTGTGACTACCTGGACTGTTTCAGTCTGGTAGTTTTTTTATGGGGAAATGTAAATGACAGAAGACTTGCATCTTAAACCAGACATAAAATCCAACTGAAAATGAGAAATAATATTTTTTTTATTTTCTGCTCTATTAAATGGTGTGGTTGTTTTTACGCTTGCTGGTTCGTGCGCGGAAAGGGCAAAGTTTCCTTTTTGTAAAATCAACCTTGATAGTTAATAAATCCCTTATTTTTAGAATAATAGAAATATTAAACGCTATGTAGAGGGTGATTGACATTCTCAATTACATGTCTATAATTGAGAGTGAGAATCGTTTTCAATGGTTCACTACATATACAAAGGGAGAGACATTCAGTGAAAAAAGCATTATTTATTGTTTTAGCTTTTGCTCTAGTCGTATTATCTGCATGTGGCAACGATACTACTTCTAAGGATACAAAGAACAAAGCAACAAAAGAAACAAACGAAACAAACGAAAGCAAAGAAGTAAACCTATACACAGCTCGTCACTATGATGTAGACGACCAACTCTACAAAAAATTCGAAGAAGAAACTGGCATCAAAGTAAATGTAATCAAAGGTGAAGCTGACGAATTACTTGAGCGTATTAAACGCGAAGGTGATGCAACTGAGGCAGATTTATTCTTGACTGCCGATGCTGGACGTTTATACCGTGCAAAAGAGGATGGGTTACTGCAAGCGGTATCAAGTGATGTTCTGGATGAACAAGTTCCAGCCAACTTCCAAGATAAAGATCAAATGTGGTACGGTTTAACGAAACGTGCTCGTGTCATTGTCTACAACAAAGAAACAGTGAAACCTGAAGAATTATCAACATATGAAGCGTTGACTGAAGACCAATGGAAAGGTCGCGTCTTGATTCGTGGCTCTGAAAATGTGTATAATCAATCTTTGTTAGCTTCTTTCATTGAAATCAATGGTGAAGAGAAAGCAAAAGAGTGGGCTGCAGGATTAGTATCGAACTTTGCACGTGATCCTGAAGGTGGAGACCGTGATCAAGCGAAAGCAATTGCTGCAGGTGTTGGCGATGTAGCAATCATGAACACTTACTACTTTGGTCAAATGCTGAACTCTGAAGATCCAGAAGAAGTTAAAGTTGCAGAAGGCTTAGGCTTGTTCTTCCCTAACCAAGAAACGACAGGTACTCATGTTAACGTAAGTGGTGCCGGAGTTGTAAAAAATGCGAAGAACAAAGACAATGCGATCAAATTACTTGAGTTCCTATCATCTCCTGAATCTCAAGGAACATTTGCCGAAGCAAATTATGAATACCCAGTAAATGAATCAGTTGAACCGACTGAATTACTTAAATCATGGGGCGAATTCAAAGAACAAGATATTCCATTATCTGCTCTTGGTGACAACAATGCAAAATCAATTTTAATCTTCAACGAAGTTGGTTGGAAATAAACAAATCAAATGCCCTTGTTACGTTCAAACGTAACAAGGGATTTCTTGCGATTGGATAAGAGGTGTTGGTGACGTGCAAAGAAGATTGGCTAGTGTGAATATGTGGACGGTAGCAGCGGCAATCATTATGATTCTCCTGTTTTTACCGAATTTAACGATTGTAATGGGCGTTTTTTCTCCAGCCAATGAAAACTGGGCACATATGAAAGAATTTGTTCTAGGCTCTTTCATTAAAACCTCACTGATTTTAATTAGCACTACCGCTATACTAACGATATTCATAGGGTTGAGTCTGGCATGGTTGATTGCGCAATATCAATTCCCTTTGAGAAAATTTCTAAAATGGGCTCTTATTTTGCCTCTATCCATCCCACCTTTTATTGGTGCATATACATACCACGGGATTGTCAATTACACAGGAGTAATACAAAAGACTCTAAGAGATCGATTCGATATGGAGCTGAATCCTTCATTTTTTGACATCATGAATCTGCCCGGAGCAATTTTTATTTATACGATGTTTTTATATCCTTATGTTTATACAATTACCCGAATATTCTTATCCCAGCAATCTGCTTCATTGATTGAAAGTGCAAGAGTGCTCGGAAAAGGTCCTTGGCGTACGTTTTTCCAAGTCGTCATTCCGATTTCAAGGGTTTCCATTATTGGTGGAGCAAGTTTAGTTGTGCTGGAAGTGTTAAATGATTATGGTGTGGTGAAATACTTTGGCATCCAGACATTTACGACGGCAATATTTCAAACTTGGTTTGGTTTAGGTGATATTGAATCATCAATTAAACTTGCCGCATCCCTTATGGGGTTTGTCATCTTGATTCTATTGATTGAAAAAATATTGCGTGGAAGAAGGCAATACAGTTATTCCACCACAAAAGTACGGCCATTGCCACTTATTCAGTTGAGAGGCATGAAAGCGTTTCTTGCAACTGGTTACGGGTTGTTGATATTAAGTCTAGGATTCTTCATTCCAATAGCCCAGCTGATTGATTGGATGCTCCTGACATTTGGGACAATCCCGATGGATGAATTTCTGACTTACGTTAAGAACTCAGTAACAGTAGCAGGCATCAGTGCATTTGTGATAATTGTTTTCGCTTTGATTGTCGGAAACTTCAGTCGTTTGGTACATAGCAAAGTAGCGAAACTGTTTCCTAAGTTAACAATTCTCGGTTACTCTATACCAGGAGCGGTGATTTCCGTAGCAGTTGTTACTGCATTTATTGCACTCGATCGTTTTCTTGCACCTTTGTATCAAATGCTCGGTGTTGGGACAACACTTGTTCTAAGTGTAAGTTTAACGATGTTGATTTCCGCCTATATCATCCGATTCTTTGCAATTGGTTATAATTCCATTGAATCTGGATACGATAAAATTGGAACAGACTTTAGGGACGCTTCAAGACTTCTAGGTGTCGGGCCGACAAAAACGTTTTTCAAAGTAGATGTACCGATGCTGAAAGGCGCAATTATCAGCGGATATATTTTAGTTTTCATTGATATATTAAAAGAAATACCTTTAACGTTAATATTACGTCCATTCAATTTTGATACGCTTTCAACAAAAGCATTCCAATATGCAAGTGATGAAAAAATTATGGAAGCTTCACAAGCTTCGTTATTAATTGTCGGTATTAGTGCCCTTGCCATTGTTATTTTCTATAAGTTTCTCGAAAAGGAGCCTGATTGACATGTTTATTTCCATTCAAAATGTTTGTTTCAAATATCCAAATACAAATCGCTCTGCACTAGACCAGTTTTCAATGAATATTGAAAAAGGGGAAGTCATCTCAATATTAGGTCGAAGCGGCAGTGGAAAAAGCACGATACTGCGTCTCCTAGCTGGACTTGAAAAGCCAACTCAAGGTACATTGACGATTCAGGATGAAGTGATTTTCGATAACAAAACATTTCTGCAACCTGAGAAGCGAGGCATAGGAATGGTGTTTCAGGATTATGCGCTGTTTCCCCATATGACGGTTGGAGAGAATATCATATTCGGTTTATTTAAAATGAAAAAAGCTGAAAAGAAAAAACGCCTCGCGGAAGTTCTTGAATTAGTTGAACTTCAGGATTATGAGAAACGTTATCCGCATCAACTTAGTGGAGGTCAACAACAACGTGTGGCGATTGCAAGGGCTATTGCGCCAAACCCACACTTGATTTTATTGGATGAGCCTTTCA from Paenisporosarcina sp. FSL H8-0542 encodes:
- the dnaI gene encoding primosomal protein DnaI, which gives rise to MEPISETLKRVVNAPEFSKRYEKMKNEILEDRGVQAFLSENAELVNKDMVDRGLGKLYEYTSQNHDCETCENVASCQNVMKGYVPKLTIVRGSIDLDYARCRQKTIEDERRQVSAMISSMHMPKDVLQATLATVTYDHNTRVNLGTAANAFMEEVKTTGNLPSKGFYIFGEFGVGKSYVLGAMANELAEQKIKTVLVYVPEFLREMKHAIQDQSLQEKVDYVKKAPVLMLDDLGAETLSSWTRDEILGTVLHYRMAENLPTFITSNFDYDALEEHLAYSGKGERELVKAARIMERIRSITIPMRLSGKNRRDG
- a CDS encoding ABC transporter ATP-binding protein, whose amino-acid sequence is MFISIQNVCFKYPNTNRSALDQFSMNIEKGEVISILGRSGSGKSTILRLLAGLEKPTQGTLTIQDEVIFDNKTFLQPEKRGIGMVFQDYALFPHMTVGENIIFGLFKMKKAEKKKRLAEVLELVELQDYEKRYPHQLSGGQQQRVAIARAIAPNPHLILLDEPFSNLDAELQVKIRKDLREIIKKANITSIFVTHDENDAHALADRIVKLKDGCIDLIGRPCDLLGIHPHPTPQFVPEQEARELMSV
- a CDS encoding iron ABC transporter permease, producing the protein MQRRLASVNMWTVAAAIIMILLFLPNLTIVMGVFSPANENWAHMKEFVLGSFIKTSLILISTTAILTIFIGLSLAWLIAQYQFPLRKFLKWALILPLSIPPFIGAYTYHGIVNYTGVIQKTLRDRFDMELNPSFFDIMNLPGAIFIYTMFLYPYVYTITRIFLSQQSASLIESARVLGKGPWRTFFQVVIPISRVSIIGGASLVVLEVLNDYGVVKYFGIQTFTTAIFQTWFGLGDIESSIKLAASLMGFVILILLIEKILRGRRQYSYSTTKVRPLPLIQLRGMKAFLATGYGLLILSLGFFIPIAQLIDWMLLTFGTIPMDEFLTYVKNSVTVAGISAFVIIVFALIVGNFSRLVHSKVAKLFPKLTILGYSIPGAVISVAVVTAFIALDRFLAPLYQMLGVGTTLVLSVSLTMLISAYIIRFFAIGYNSIESGYDKIGTDFRDASRLLGVGPTKTFFKVDVPMLKGAIISGYILVFIDILKEIPLTLILRPFNFDTLSTKAFQYASDEKIMEASQASLLIVGISALAIVIFYKFLEKEPD
- a CDS encoding DnaD domain protein gives rise to the protein MQLLFKELQPVDSFIIQMPNILTDKDRQLVTMLYKPIIGSDAMSLYCTLWAESECETTEQLTHYYLMDVLNMSLKKIFDARVSLEAIGLMKTWKKDADDKRLFIYEVVAPLDAASFFSEPILATSLYSVIHEKAYIRIRERFVKKQPNLNGYENVSRDLQDVFKSNHDYNKLGHIFEPGQIEQTSERPKKIPFYSMDFDFDLLKSGLSEVMIPSSVLTLSVKELIAKVAFLYSLNAIDMQKVLMMAIDDQNRITEERLKKTAADYYKLSISSKPPRLMPKAGVQREVVSQEVKLSKDQSLIKYLEETPPLEVLRDLSNGKEPLPVEVDLANELIFKYGFPPAVVNVLLQFVLIRAKMKLNKNYVHKIAAHWQRENISTCEQAIEISRKEHDQYMDWQNSSKTTSYKRKNVRDEKVPEWFYKAKENRSTKKTVENEVTEDWEAKKQQLLEKLGVTEGQAKTNGTN
- a CDS encoding Fe(3+) ABC transporter substrate-binding protein → MKKALFIVLAFALVVLSACGNDTTSKDTKNKATKETNETNESKEVNLYTARHYDVDDQLYKKFEEETGIKVNVIKGEADELLERIKREGDATEADLFLTADAGRLYRAKEDGLLQAVSSDVLDEQVPANFQDKDQMWYGLTKRARVIVYNKETVKPEELSTYEALTEDQWKGRVLIRGSENVYNQSLLASFIEINGEEKAKEWAAGLVSNFARDPEGGDRDQAKAIAAGVGDVAIMNTYYFGQMLNSEDPEEVKVAEGLGLFFPNQETTGTHVNVSGAGVVKNAKNKDNAIKLLEFLSSPESQGTFAEANYEYPVNESVEPTELLKSWGEFKEQDIPLSALGDNNAKSILIFNEVGWK